One segment of Allorhodopirellula heiligendammensis DNA contains the following:
- a CDS encoding type IV pilus twitching motility protein PilT: MAQVLIDKLLQAAVKQGVSDIHIVVGQPPVFRLSGRMRKLDTKTLDAEDAVGLMKSITPERCQRELQETGSTDFGFAFGELARFRVSVFKQRGFISMVLRQIPNDKLTPEQLGLPEIVVKLVHRPRGLFLVTGPTGSGKSTTLASLINLLNETVDHHIITIEDPIEFYHEHKESTINQREVGVDVPSFSEAIRRALRQDPDVILVGELRDLETIEAAISAAETGHVVFGTLHTNSAQGTVNRIIDAFPGNLQDQIRTQLASTLIGVVAQTLIPKIGGGRVAAYEVLVVTSGISNLIRENKTFRINSSMQTGAKFGMQLMDDALFNHWKAERITVEDALAKAQNPDDLARRIVQARKGLDDSPAAIEDEG; encoded by the coding sequence ATGGCCCAGGTTCTCATCGACAAACTGCTGCAAGCTGCTGTGAAGCAGGGCGTGAGCGATATTCATATTGTCGTTGGCCAGCCACCGGTATTTCGTTTGAGCGGCCGCATGCGCAAGCTCGACACCAAAACGCTCGACGCCGAAGACGCTGTCGGTCTGATGAAGAGCATCACGCCAGAACGCTGCCAACGGGAACTCCAAGAGACCGGTTCAACTGACTTTGGGTTCGCCTTCGGGGAATTGGCTCGGTTTCGGGTATCCGTGTTTAAACAACGCGGCTTCATCTCGATGGTGCTGCGGCAGATTCCCAACGACAAGCTCACGCCTGAGCAACTCGGCCTACCCGAGATCGTGGTGAAGCTGGTGCACCGCCCGCGGGGGTTGTTCCTGGTGACGGGGCCGACCGGTTCGGGTAAATCCACGACCCTAGCGAGCTTGATCAATCTGCTCAATGAGACCGTTGACCACCACATTATCACGATCGAGGATCCGATCGAGTTTTATCACGAGCACAAAGAGTCGACGATCAACCAGCGCGAGGTCGGCGTCGACGTCCCGAGTTTTTCCGAAGCGATCCGGCGGGCACTGCGGCAGGACCCCGATGTGATCCTCGTCGGCGAATTGCGAGACCTCGAAACCATCGAAGCCGCCATCAGCGCGGCCGAAACCGGCCACGTGGTGTTCGGCACGCTCCACACCAATAGCGCCCAAGGCACCGTCAACCGGATCATTGACGCGTTCCCCGGCAACCTCCAGGACCAGATCCGCACCCAGCTCGCCTCGACGCTGATCGGCGTCGTTGCCCAAACACTGATCCCAAAGATCGGGGGCGGCCGGGTGGCGGCCTACGAAGTCCTTGTGGTGACCTCGGGGATCTCGAACCTGATTCGTGAGAACAAAACATTCCGCATTAACTCGTCCATGCAAACCGGTGCCAAGTTCGGCATGCAGTTGATGGACGACGCCCTCTTCAATCACTGGAAAGCCGAGCGGATCACCGTCGAAGATGCCCTGGCGAAGGCGCAGAACCCTGACGACTTGGCCCGCCGCATCGTCCAAGCCCGCAAGGGTCTCGATGATTCCCCCGCCGCCATCGAAGACGAAGGCTAA